In Treponema primitia ZAS-2, a genomic segment contains:
- a CDS encoding cupin domain-containing protein has protein sequence MITKRADMKTEIKEKMRGGEGVVNFTYYAPNDTEKNARMLAELSLPPGASIGRHKHENETEYFIFISGTGIADDNGTEKPVNPGDVMIIGDGGAHSVKNTGSVPLVFSAIIVTH, from the coding sequence ATGATAACTAAACGGGCAGATATGAAGACTGAAATAAAGGAAAAAATGCGGGGCGGCGAAGGGGTGGTTAATTTCACCTACTATGCGCCGAATGACACGGAAAAGAACGCCCGGATGCTGGCGGAACTGAGCCTGCCCCCGGGCGCCTCCATAGGCCGGCATAAACACGAAAATGAAACCGAATACTTCATTTTTATATCCGGCACGGGAATCGCCGACGACAACGGTACGGAAAAGCCCGTAAACCCCGGGGATGTGATGATCATCGGCGACGGCGGCGCCCATAGTGTGAAAAACACCGGGTCCGTGCCCCTGGTTTTCAGCGCCATCATCGTCACCCACTAG
- a CDS encoding mechanosensitive ion channel family protein, which translates to MQDLLNYVLLGQRVEQWFRAAAFIAGGFIAGKLCSWILALVLKHGASKTKSKLDDIVIAGLRLPLVLLITLGGIGLGLYQLVLSPPAALWADRILSIALILILAVGLNRIIGALILHYVPSKGRALIKGEAALQPVLRNFFETIVWIFAGVLILRKLGYNISALLAGLGLGGAALALASKDTLSNVFGSITVLVDKPFHINDRIKIGSYDGVITEIGIRTSRLRTLENRIVVIPNSLFAATPIENVSSAPHSKVSQTIQVKGDNSSEKIEEGLALLRELHKAVPGLEGPPVAALVSVGGLFCQISLIYNIAKNADYWATINGVNLETLRRFEGAGIRLM; encoded by the coding sequence ATGCAGGATCTCTTGAACTATGTTTTGTTAGGCCAGCGGGTGGAACAGTGGTTCCGGGCGGCGGCTTTTATTGCCGGGGGCTTTATTGCGGGGAAACTCTGTTCCTGGATTTTGGCTCTTGTCCTGAAACATGGGGCCTCTAAAACCAAATCCAAGCTGGACGATATTGTGATAGCCGGGCTCAGGCTGCCCCTGGTGCTCCTGATTACCCTGGGGGGCATTGGCCTGGGCTTGTACCAGCTGGTACTTTCCCCGCCGGCGGCGCTCTGGGCCGACCGCATCCTGTCCATCGCCCTGATCCTGATCCTTGCGGTGGGGCTGAACCGGATCATCGGCGCCCTGATACTCCACTATGTGCCTTCCAAGGGACGGGCCCTGATCAAGGGGGAGGCGGCGCTCCAGCCGGTGCTGCGGAATTTTTTTGAAACCATTGTCTGGATCTTTGCAGGGGTCCTGATTTTGCGGAAACTGGGCTACAATATCAGTGCCCTTCTGGCCGGGCTTGGCCTGGGAGGCGCGGCCCTGGCCCTAGCTTCCAAGGATACCCTGTCCAACGTGTTCGGTTCCATCACGGTCCTGGTGGACAAACCCTTCCATATCAATGACCGGATCAAAATAGGGAGCTACGATGGGGTTATTACCGAAATAGGGATACGGACTTCCCGGCTCCGGACCCTGGAAAACCGCATTGTGGTGATCCCCAACAGCCTTTTTGCGGCGACCCCCATCGAAAATGTCAGTTCCGCCCCCCACAGCAAGGTCAGCCAGACCATACAGGTCAAGGGGGATAACAGCAGCGAAAAAATCGAGGAAGGGCTGGCCCTTTTGCGGGAGCTTCACAAAGCGGTTCCCGGCCTGGAGGGCCCCCCGGTGGCGGCCCTGGTTTCCGTGGGCGGCCTGTTCTGCCAGATCAGCCTGATCTACAATATTGCCAAAAATGCCGATTACTGGGCCACCATTAACGGGGTGAACCTGGAGACCCTGCGGCGTTTTGAGGGGGCAGGCATCCGCCTGATGTAA
- a CDS encoding lipoprotein → MKKFQFSGRLAKSTMLAALAVTLFFTGCPMEPKEDPYTSTDISYTAVQVGGTAGTTDSTGIILIFSAAVTDLTAGDITIVSGTGAATKGTLTGNGTTWAIALSAVTTEGNVTVFIAKLGIEATAKPVAVYKADEVADITYTAVQTGGVSGTTDSTGITLTFDAAVTDLTADDITITNGTGAATKGALTGNDTTWTIALSAVPTPGTVNVSITKPGIEITAKPVAVYKAGEVADITYTAVQAGGAPGTTTSTGITLTFVEALTSLTAGDITIANGTGAATKGTLTGGGTTWTIPLTAVAEGNVTVFINKAGIETAAKTVAVYKADISYTAAQVGGTAGTTDSTGIILTFNETVTGLTEGNITIAGGTGAATKGALTGSGTTWTIALTAVTTPGTVTVSITKAGIETAAKTVAVYKTAGSENRNKLTITGISGISGPVFVVLVDELIKDPNVIAGGSASISGGTVTIPLQTISGEELTGDWTGTGSYYMYLWNSVEPSGLHDYVTRNGKINFSTETISVAWSKFVKRVSDEQPPTDEDSFVGYWQGSGGGVLEITEDGNWYYGDDESGTYTVTGTTATGITATLKMLGYPVGTATISGNKLTAHFIGDITETFTKSTNPITTDPTPSSNAFIGVWNAVPGYTAPKGAIATFTGSDWTITLDGNTWSGTYELDDTYGMDHASLKSGGSKVGYANILLSLFIQFSASEYSDLSGAYAK, encoded by the coding sequence ATGAAAAAGTTTCAATTTTCAGGAAGATTGGCCAAATCTACAATGCTGGCAGCGCTGGCAGTAACTTTGTTTTTTACCGGATGTCCTATGGAGCCTAAAGAGGATCCCTATACGAGCACTGATATAAGCTATACCGCCGTCCAGGTCGGCGGAACGGCGGGAACCACAGATTCTACCGGCATTATATTAATCTTTAGCGCGGCAGTTACCGATCTGACGGCGGGTGACATAACGATTGTCAGCGGAACCGGCGCGGCGACAAAGGGAACACTTACCGGCAACGGCACAACGTGGGCAATCGCGTTATCGGCGGTCACTACCGAAGGTAATGTAACGGTTTTCATAGCCAAGCTCGGTATAGAAGCCACCGCAAAGCCCGTAGCCGTGTATAAAGCGGACGAAGTTGCTGACATTACTTATACCGCCGTCCAGACTGGCGGGGTATCGGGAACCACAGATTCTACCGGCATTACCCTGACCTTTGACGCAGCGGTTACCGATCTGACGGCGGATGACATAACGATTACCAACGGAACCGGCGCGGCAACAAAGGGAGCGCTCACCGGCAACGACACAACGTGGACCATTGCGTTATCGGCGGTACCAACGCCGGGGACGGTGAATGTTTCGATAACCAAGCCCGGTATAGAAATCACCGCAAAGCCCGTAGCCGTGTATAAAGCGGGCGAAGTTGCTGACATTACTTATACCGCCGTCCAGGCTGGCGGGGCACCGGGAACCACGACTTCTACCGGCATTACGCTAACCTTTGTCGAAGCGCTTACCAGCCTGACGGCGGGTGACATAACGATTGCCAACGGAACCGGCGCGGCAACAAAGGGAACCCTCACCGGCGGCGGCACAACGTGGACAATCCCGTTAACGGCGGTTGCCGAAGGCAATGTAACGGTTTTTATAAACAAGGCCGGCATAGAAACCGCAGCAAAGACCGTAGCTGTGTATAAAGCCGACATAAGCTATACCGCCGCCCAGGTCGGCGGAACAGCGGGAACCACAGATTCTACCGGCATTATATTAACCTTTAACGAAACGGTTACCGGCCTGACGGAGGGTAACATAACGATTGCCGGCGGAACCGGCGCGGCAACAAAGGGAGCGCTCACCGGCAGCGGCACAACGTGGACAATCGCGTTAACAGCGGTAACAACGCCGGGGACGGTGACCGTTTCCATAACCAAGGCCGGTATAGAAACCGCAGCAAAGACCGTAGCTGTGTATAAAACCGCTGGTAGCGAAAATAGAAACAAATTAACCATTACCGGGATTAGTGGTATTTCGGGTCCGGTTTTTGTTGTTCTGGTCGATGAACTAATAAAAGACCCAAATGTGATCGCGGGTGGCAGCGCATCAATTTCCGGCGGTACTGTTACTATTCCTCTGCAAACTATTAGTGGTGAAGAGCTTACAGGGGATTGGACGGGGACCGGTTCTTACTACATGTATCTTTGGAATTCTGTGGAACCAAGCGGACTTCACGATTATGTTACCCGCAACGGAAAAATAAATTTTTCCACAGAAACGATATCTGTAGCCTGGAGTAAGTTCGTTAAGCGGGTTAGTGACGAACAGCCTCCTACTGACGAAGATTCCTTTGTGGGGTATTGGCAGGGGAGTGGAGGAGGCGTATTAGAGATTACCGAAGACGGGAACTGGTACTATGGGGATGATGAAAGCGGTACTTATACTGTAACGGGGACTACTGCAACAGGGATCACCGCAACATTAAAAATGTTAGGATATCCCGTTGGAACCGCCACTATTTCAGGGAACAAATTGACGGCGCATTTCATTGGTGACATCACGGAGACTTTTACCAAGTCCACCAATCCTATTACCACCGATCCCACTCCCAGCAGCAATGCTTTTATTGGAGTTTGGAATGCTGTTCCCGGGTATACCGCTCCCAAGGGCGCTATAGCTACATTCACCGGAAGCGATTGGACTATTACTCTTGACGGTAATACATGGAGTGGTACCTATGAGTTGGACGACACTTATGGTATGGATCATGCATCATTGAAATCCGGAGGATCAAAAGTCGGATACGCCAACATTCTGCTTTCCTTGTTTATACAGTTTTCTGCTTCTGAATATTCAGACTTAAGCGGGGCCTACGCTAAATAA
- a CDS encoding flagellar basal body-associated FliL family protein: MSRREYRPTRAKPAAKKVPGTYTSSSRSKSPRAALGVYRTLMALVLLLILVILGGTLYALVLRPKPAASGSSHSGASSAPANGLAGSSEASMFTALGRLRCPAAGGAVILQAVFPYYPGDRPFSEELVSRIREFRNLTLDYFAALSAEELYRIPESAVKAELLSRYNALLRLGQIETLYFNEFLIIE; the protein is encoded by the coding sequence ATGTCCCGCAGAGAATACCGCCCGACCCGGGCCAAGCCCGCCGCTAAAAAGGTGCCTGGCACCTATACGTCTTCCTCCCGGTCAAAAAGTCCCCGGGCAGCCCTGGGTGTGTATCGCACCCTCATGGCTCTGGTCCTGCTTTTGATCCTGGTCATCCTGGGTGGGACCCTCTACGCCCTGGTACTGCGGCCCAAACCCGCTGCCTCCGGTTCTTCGCACTCCGGGGCCTCTTCTGCTCCCGCCAACGGTCTGGCCGGAAGTTCCGAAGCATCCATGTTCACCGCCCTGGGCCGCCTCCGCTGCCCCGCCGCCGGGGGCGCCGTGATCCTCCAGGCGGTTTTCCCCTACTACCCCGGGGACCGCCCCTTTTCCGAGGAGCTGGTTTCCCGGATCCGGGAGTTCCGGAACCTCACCCTGGACTATTTCGCAGCCCTCTCCGCAGAAGAACTGTACCGCATACCCGAATCCGCCGTGAAAGCGGAACTCCTGTCCCGGTACAACGCACTACTCCGGCTGGGGCAGATCGAGACTTTGTACTTCAATGAGTTTTTGATTATTGAATAG